The genomic window GTTATGTAGAGGCTCTGCagtactgtttgtttgtttttcactcgTAGGAATTAAACTCTTGAGAGTAAACCATACCACCTTAAAGATTGCATTTTCTAGCGTGTTGCATACATTTGTATTACATGACTCCTTAAGAAAACATTGCCTAGGTAACTGACAGAAAGTGCTATTTTAGTATCCAGAAGCTGCGACTAGCGACGGCAAACTTAAGAAAACtgaaacctcttttttctttgcagCTGTAAAGATGTCTGACAAGAACCAGATAGCTGCCAGAGCTTCTCTTATTGAGCAACTGATGTCCAAAAGGAATTTTGAGGATCTTGGCAACCACCTTACTGAGCTAGAAACAATTTATGTGACTAAGGAGCATCTCCAGGAGACAGATGTGGTCAGAGCTGTGTACAGAGTCCTCAAAAACTGCCCCTCTGTGGCTTTGAAAAAGAAAGCCAAGTGTTTGCTATCAAAGTGGAAAGCTGTTTATAAAGAGACTCACTCCAAAGCGAGGAACAGCCCTAAATTATTTCCTGTGAGgggtaataaagaagaaaattcaggaCCTTCTCATGACCCAAGTCAGGATGAGACACTGGGCATCTGCAGCTCGAATTCTGTGTCTTCCCAAGATGTTGCAAAACTCAGTGAAATGATTGTGCCTGAAAATAGAGCCATTCAATTGAAACCCAAGGAAGAGCATTTTGGGGATGGTGACCCTGAATCCACTGGCAAGAGATCGAGTGAGTTGCTGGATCCCACAACACCCATGAGAACTAAATGCATAGAGCTTCTTTACGCAGCTTTAACTAGTTCTTCCACAGATCAACCCAAAGCTGATTTGTGGCAAAACTTTGCAAGAGAAATTGAAGAGCATGTTTTTACCCTTTATTCAAAGgacatcaaaaaatataaaacttgcaTCAGAAGCAAAGTTGCCAATTTGAAGAACCCCAAAAATTCTCATTTACAACAAAACTTGCTCTCTGGGACCATGTCTCCACGAGAGTTTGCTGAAATGACTGTCATGGAGATGGCAAATAAGGAACTGAAGCAGTTGAGAGCCTCCTACACGGAATCTTGTATCCAGGAACATTACCTTCCCCAAGTAATTGATGGCAcacagacaaataaaataaaatgcagacgCTGTGGGAAATACAATTGCAAAGTCACTGTAATTGACAGAGGAACACTTTTCCTTCCCAGCTGGGTGcggaattcaaacccagatgaACAAATGATGACTTATGTAATTTGTAACGAATGTGGGGAGCAGTGGTACCATAGCAAGTGGGTGTGCTTGTAACTGTAAATCAGTGTTCTCTTAACAGATAACCCAAGTGatactttttatttgtacaactcttttgtgcttttaaaaatcttatacaCACTACTCTCTAaaacagaagaaggaagaaagaaagtcgTTAGCTGAAGCTGACACCACCATCCCTAAAAGTTACAGTTTGGGGAGAGGGAGTGGATGACTATTTGTATTGTGCCTTGTGGCCATTTAGTACCTTACTGTAGACAGAGTGTGGGTGAGAACAGCCCAGCATAAACTGGGAGACTGTGGGAAATGCATTCCCAGGCCTCACACCATTGAATCTGAATCTGCATTTTGGCAGGATCCCCAGGTAATCTTCCAGGATAGGATAGTTTGAGAAGTGCTACTTTAGCAATAGGCCTGTGGCTCTCAGCAGTGGCTGCATTTTAGAATCATCTGGGAAGCTTTGGAAACCCACTGGTGCTGAGACCCCACCCTAGAACAATTCAATTGGAACCTATGAGATGGGACCCAGGcatcaacatttcttttttcattcctcaAGTTATTTTAAGATGCAGTCATAGTTGAGAACTACTCAGAAATAGGCTCTTATTTGATCCTTTTTACAGCTCTAAGACAAGAGTGTTATTCCAGGCACTTCACGAATGAGGAAACAGGTCCACAGAGGTGTGGTGACATGCCCAAGTGACACAACCATAAATAGTACCAATTCAGACAGATCCCAGATTTTCTCCCTCCCGACTCACTGAGACTGGCTCAATATCGACTTCTGAGAAATGTATTCCTGGAGGTCGGGAATGAAATGAAGAATGTGTTTAGACTCCAACATTGGGTGACTAGATCTTCAttcttttcccctcccttttcTCATTTACAGGTCTCCCTTCAACCACAAAAGTCACCCTGGAACTCATCCCGCAGTTAGAATTTTGTTTGGAGCCCTCTTGCTTAGTTGAAGGAGTTTCGTAGTTGTCCCCCCCCCCCACTGTGAACAGGTTTTTCAGGGGTATATAAACTCTGGGATGTTTAGTTTCTGATGTCAGGAGTCTTCATGTTCTCAAGGACAAGTGTCCTTGAGATGGACATTAATGGTCATTAGTCTGTCAGAGGAAGCCCATCACCTTAGCCTTTGAATGTAGTAACAGACGTTTATCTAATAAATGAATTGAAGATGAAATTACCTCTTTGAGGCCTTTGCAAACAGTGTTTAACCAGTTTATATAATTGTTTGAATACAACACGCCTTCTATGTGAttatggctgattttttttttccttaaaaaactcATGGAATGTTCACCGttgtatagttttaaaaagtttactttgGCGGTCTCTACAAACCTACCATTTCACTTTCTCACCAGTTCTTTTCTCCTAACTCTCTTCCTATGTTGGAGCTCTGAAGGCCTAACTGTATGTATACTCTACCTGCCTGACAGAATTCTCCAAAACATgcataaaagtaaaatatgttcgtattttcaaataatttggaAGAGTCGGCTCAATGACATCAAGTGTGAAATCTGTTTTGATATACTTTCTCCCCTTGTCTTCCCAGGGCTGCTTTTTGTGATGCAATATGTTTAGTCCTTAACTTGCAAGGTCATCTAAAACTTAAAGTTTCACAAAGTGTGGTTTCATATGACTTGGAATAATCTGAAAAACTTCAGTGGTTACGAAAGAGCACAGCACATAAAAACCAAATTTGATTAGTTGAAGTCGGTGTTTATGTTTTGCTTTGGaggtttgtgtatatgtgtgtagttttcatttatatTGGAATTTGGTAAACTAAATGTTCAGACAAATAAAAGTAATTGAAATGGAAATTTCCTTActctccaaaatttaaaaatattcatggtctggccgggtgcggtggctcatgcttgtaatcccagcactttgggaggccgaggtgggcggattgcctgaggtcaggagttcaagaccagcctggccaatatggtgaaaccccgtctctactaaaaatacaaaaattagctgggcatgatggtgggtgcctgtaatcccagctactcgggaggctgaggctggagaatcgcttgaacccaggaggcaaaggtcgtggtgaaccaagatcacgccattgcactccaggctgggcaacgaGAGAAACTgcacctcaaacaaacaaacaaacaaaacaatctgAATGGTcttcctcatttcatttcatctttattaGGGAGTTTTGCAACTCGAGTTAGGAAAACAGTAatctgtgtgtttttcttttggttactGAGACAGCATTAACATTTTCTGCCTGTAGGTAATTCTTTCACATCCTATGTCCTTTCCCCTAAAAGGAAAGGACTTTCTTTAAAATTGACTGCagggtaaagattttttttttttttttaattttttagataggttctcactctgtcatcaaggctggagtgcagtggtgccatctcagctcactgcagcctcaacctcccgggctcaggcgatcctccaacctcagcatCCCCActcccttgagtagctgggactgcaggcacgtgtcaccatgcccagctaatttttgtattttttgtagagacagggtttcatcatgttgccaggctggtttcgaactcctgggctcaagtgatgctcccaaagtgttcagcctcccaaagtgctggtattacaggcatgagctaccgtgcctggccaagactctttaatttaaaatcacttttacaGAAACAGCAAATGGAAGGCCCTGAGACAGGAGAGTGCCTGATACACTCAAGTTCCAGCAAGAGTCCATGGCAGCTAAGTCACAATGAGCAAGGGGAACAAGGATGAGAGATGCTGTCAAAGAGGCCATCATGAGGGCTCTTGTCGGTTGGCCATGGTAAAGATTTGGGGGGGTTTCTTAAAGCATGACGGGAAGCCACTGAAGCTGGGGAGTTTGTGGTGATGAGATTTAACACCCTTTAGgaaggatcactctggctgttATGTTGAATTAgaagggaaggaagcaaggatGCATGCAGGGACAACAGGTGACCGTTGGCAGTGGTCCAAATGTCACATAACTGTCTTCAAGCAAGAGTACACAGACTGGGCTCCCCGAATCCTTATGTCAGCAAAGTCCTTGACAACTTTGCAAATGGATGTTTCATAAAATACACTAAATCCCAAATTCCCTACCCATGGCCCATAATAAACAATAATAGACAATGCAGAAATTCAGCACTGGACAAGTATATCCTATACCCTAGTTGCCATGGTTACTGGGAGTCCCTGCATAGGGCATAAACACCAGTTATTATACCTGAATATAGGAGCGCTCTCTTGACTCTTGATGGATTTTCCCACATCACTCTCCTTTTGTCTGTGTTACTTTTTTGAGATAAAAAGTTGGATACAATTGGAGCTCTGTCTCTTCCCTGAGCACTTCCTGTGATGAGAGGCTCCTTTCATTCGCCACTACCATTCTAAATACCAGCCAGGAAGCCTGCAGCTGGCAGTGCTCCACTGCTTTGGCAAGGGCTGGGCCTTCATCTTCTGGGTCAGATTGCTTTGTTATTTATAACTTCCCagtaaatgcaaaatattttactaaagtaGTTATTTTTGTATCTCTCAGATACTGTAAGTACCTAGGCTTTCAGAAGAGCCCCACAATCAGAAGGGAGACCAGATGACAACCTCATATAGTCCCATTtgcattattatttaaaactggGATTCccggccagacgcggtggctcacatctgtaatcccaacactttgagaggccaaggtgggaggaccacttgagcccaggagttggagatcagtctgaaccccgtctctacaaaagatacagaaattagccaggcgtggtggtgtgtgcctgtagtgtcagctactcaggagactgaggtggaaggatcacctgagcccaggagattgaggctgtagtgagccatgattgcaccactgcactccagcctgggtgacagagacagacccccatctaaaaaaaaaaaaaaaaagatttccacaAATATTAGCATGCATCGTCAGAAATGCTCTGTGTTCATGATTGCACATTGCTTTCACTTTGCCAGGTGCTGGGGGCAAAGAGATGATTAAGACACTGTCCCAGGCCTCGAGCCCCACAAAACACAGGGGAAGCGCCATGCTATGCAGCCAGCAATCATTTTACCTTTTAAGACCTCTGAGAGAGACACCCACTGGAAAGGGGTGCACAGGACCCCAGAGGATCAACTAACCCAGTGTGGGAGAGTCAGGGAAAGCTTCATAGAGGCCGTGACCCTTAGGGCAAATCTTGAGAGGAAGATggccaggcagaggaaatgggaAAGTCTGTTCCAGCACCGTATTTGCTAGATTCTTGGCACTTTATGTATAGCAtctcctttaatcttcacaactaccCTGCTGCACAGCATTTTagaggtgaggaaactaaggctgagAGAGattaagttacttgcccaaggaTACACAGAGACAAAGCCAGGACTAACTCATAACAAAGTGggtaggttttgtttgtttgttttgcatggCAGATTGCTTCCAGAAATAACAGCTGGCTTCCTATTAATTCCAGGCAAGGTCCTGCTATTTTATAATTGTGGTTTGTTCTTTCAGCGACAGGAGCATGTGGTGTATGGATCCCACCTTACCCCAGTACTGTGCACTCCTCCTGATGCTGGAGAGATTGGGAGGGACCACCTGGCTAGGATTGCTGGCTCTCCTGACACCTTCTCGTGGCATCCATGTGGTTTATCCAGTTTTCTGAAaagtaagtaatttttaaaatactgaaatttgaAAGTATAAGAACATGTTGCTTTTTAAGGGatatttacatgtttatatatttttatgaatttgaagactataaatatataaatgcagtTTCAAGTATCATTTCCTATAAAATATAgggcctttcttttcttttctttttttgagacagagtctcactctgtcacccaggctggagttcagtggcgcaatcttggctcactgcaacctccgccttccaggttcaagtgattctcgtgcttcagcctttcaagtagctgggattacaggcatgcaccaccatgcctggctaaattttttgtattttttttagtagagacggggtttcaccatgttgcccaggccggtcttggactcctggcctcatgtgatccacctgcttcagcctcccaaagtgctggcattacagatgtgagccaccacggcccgCCAAATATAGGGCCTTTCTGTCTTCATGTTCCGCCAGTATGATCTAGGGAAATAACAatcaattatgaaaaaaatagttatttataatcctttgttaaatttttgtAAGTACCCTTCTGGACAGAGAgtcaaaaatagaattaaaattaatttgttggacatactcttgctttcttttaaaatgtaaatgagatACAAATAGGGGTAGGTTCCAAGTAGTCATTAATCTTTTTCAAATGgtggcaaattttttttaaacatctaaaaCAATCATGGTAAAGTTACATATCCAATTAAGAAGCAAGTTAAAACTTCACCCATTCAAAaacttctttactttttatttttggaatatacCATATTCACTTTTGACATGCAGGTAAACGTAGATACAGGTAGCTCCCCAGCAGCTACTTTTACAGCTTCAGAGTGATGTCGTAACTCACGAAATTCCCCTTTGTAGactgaaacaaaaaattcagaaatttccAAGGTGCCTGTGAGGCCCTGAGTCATCTGGCTGGATTCCACCTAATGCGCCTATCTGTGAATGATTGAAGACAGAGCTGCAAaaccagtttcagttttttttttttcctctaaccgCAGCACAGCCAGGCACTCGTCCAACAGTTTCCCACGTAGCTCTTCCCCATGGCGTGTGACTTCATGTGCGTGTCAGTTGGGAAGAGCTAAAAGTCAAAGTTCACCCATGTCTAGCAGAAAAGGACTTGAAGATTTTACATGGACTGTGTGTTGGTGTTTATGAGTCCACCAGGCCATCTTGTTTTGTCTTATCTTTTCAGACTGAGGATTTctattccttcagttttgttttctttcaacaggTGGGCTTTTGTCCCCCAGCTTTGTGAAATCTCACAAATTGCCCAGCAGAAAGTTTCCAAATGACTTAGTGGAtttttatgaacatttaaaaatgaggctGAATGCGGTTGCTCaggtctgtactcccagcactttgggaggctgaggcaggtggatcatctgaggtcaggagtttgagaccagcctgatcaacatggtgaaaccctgtctctactaaaaatacaaaaattagctgggcgtggtggtgcgcacctgtagtcccagccacctgggaggctgaggcacgagaattgcttgaactcgggaggcggatgttgcagtgagctgagatcgtgccactgcactccagcctgggtgacagagggagactctgtctcaaaacaaaaaggacATGGGGGGTTCTTTTTAGGGTTgctaaaaatgttctaaaattgatggTGATGGATGCACATGCTAAacatcactgaattgtacactttaaatgagtgaattgtatagtataaataatatcaataaagctgttacccAAAAAAATCAGATGACTGGAAGGAAGAAATTGGAGAGAGGGTCTCTATTGGATATTTATCTCGGCGAGTCCTTCTGAACCTTAGTACGAACCTTAGTCCCAATGTATACATGCTTGTAATGACGGTCTTTCTCAAAGGGGGCTTTCTGGAGGCCCAGCCACATCACTGACAGATAAAGAGTGAGTCTCCCAATGCCCTCAAAGTTGTCAGGGCAGTTTCCTGGGCTCCAGCATTTGCGGTTCTGCATAAAATCTGCTTTCACACAGCTCACAGGGCTCAACGGGGTTCCCAAATCATCGGTCCTTGTGTTTCTTCCCCATTTCTCAAGCCACAGATCTGAGCTGAACTATCAATGATATTAAACccctggaaaataaaaaatcctcTAGAATCAACCCCAAACAGTTGACATTTTCGTTCCCAGTGAGAGCTATGCTCAGAAAAGAATTGTAATAACCACAAACGAAATCAGCCCTGCACTCTCGCCCTTCATATTGAGGCCCTGGGATCAatggcatcagcatcacctgggagcaaATACCAAAACAAGGGCcgcatcccagacctactgaatccgAATCTACATTTTTCACCAAGTCCTCAGCAATCAGCTGCATATTAACTGTCCACAGCAGCTGGCCCTATGAAGTCTGCCTTCCTGCTTATACCTTTGGATGAAATGCCTGAGTTCCTAGCATGGAAACTAACATGGATCTCTCCGATTGTCTCGGTCACCAATGACCTCCACCCTTTACGTCACTAAATTCAGGGGACAATTCTCAGCCTTGAATCCTATCTACAGCATTTGACACGCTTGCTTCCTTCTTGAGAACATTTTCATGTGGCTTGTAGTAGGTTACACTCTCATTGGTTTTCCCTGTCACTGGTCACTCTGTTTCAGTATCATTTGCTGGTTcatctttcctgactttttaactgGAATGTCCTGGAATGTAATCCTTGGACCCCTTCTATCTACATTCACTCCTTTGGTGATCTTCTCTAGTTCCATGGCTTCCTACATCATCTCCATGCTAATGACCTCCCCCCTGTCTCTCTTCAGGCTTGCATCTCCCCCTCAGAATTCCAGATCCAGAAACCTAACAGTCAACTTGACAACTCTACTTGCATGTCTAGTgagcatctcaaacttaacatgtttAAAATCAAGCTTCCAATCTTCTCTCCAGCACCTCATTCTCCACTGAATGGCAACTCCATTCTTGTGTACCTTGAGCTAAAGAAACATGGAGTCATCATtaactcctctctttctttcatatcATACTTCCAATCAGTTGGCAAATCATATTGGCTCTATTTCAAATATATGTCCAGAAGCCCAACTTAAAAATGGGAAGGAGATTTGAATAGATGCTTCACCAAAGAAGAGCAAAGAAGATACAGGAGTGGCCAATGTGcacatgaaaagttgctcaacatgGTTAGtccttagggaaatgcaaattaaacccaccACGAGaaaccacttcacacccacttgGGTGGccataattagaaaaaacaaaacaaaacaaaacacacacacacacacacagaaaataacaagtgttggtgaggatgtggagaaattagaatatTCGTACATTACTGGCAGGAATATAAAACggtgcagccactttgggaaacagtttggcagtttctttttttttgaaacggagtctcgctctgttgcacaggctagagtacagtggcgcgatctcggctcactgcaagctctacctcccgggttcatgccattctcctgcctcagcctctcgagtagctgggactacaggcgcccaccaccacgcctggctaattttttttgtatttttagtagagacggggtttcaccatgttagccaggatggtctcgatctcctgacctcgtgatccgcctacctcggcctcccaaagtgctgggattacaggcgtgagccactgcacccggcctggcaGTTTCTTAAGAAGTTAAGCATCATAGTAAACATAGgactcagttaaaaataaaaataaaagaagttaagCATAAATTTACCATACATCCCAGCAATTCTACACCTTGGTGTGTACACAAGAGAAATGAATGCATACATTTACACAAAGACTCATCTGTGAGCAtccatagcagcactattcatagtagccaaaaagtggaaacaacccaaatgtccattaactggtGAATGGATCAACAAGATATGGTATAGATATTCAAAGAAATACTATTCCataataaaaaggagtgaagtaaTGATACATGCTGTAGCACAGATGAACTTTGAAAGCATTTGCTAAATGtaagaagccaatcacaaaagaccacatattgaaTGACTCCACTTATGTGAAGTGTCTGGAATATACAAATCTACAGAGATGGAAAGTGGATTTGCAGTTACCTGGGGCTGGTGGGAGAAAAGAGGAGTGACTACAGATGGGCACAAAGGACCTTGTTGGAGTAgtggaaatgttctgaaattggaTCGTGGTAATGGCTGAATAACTCtgtaaatctgtttaaaaatcattgaattgtgcacttaaaacaagtgaattttatcatatgtaaattatacctcaataacaCTGTTTAAAAATATCCGGAATGTGACCACATATTATGTTCTCTACCAATGTCTTGTTctaagccagcatcatcctcaccTGGCTGACTGTCACCTGGATGACCAATTGTCATACAGATAACACCTGCTAAGTGGTTGCCTGACTTCCACTCTTGTCTCTCAAGTACATTTGTAATACAACAGCCAGAGTGATCCTGGGAAATATGCAAATCAGATCAGGTTACCTCTCTGCTTAAAACTCTCTGTTGGCTCCTGTCTCCAAGAGAAAGACAAAGTTCTTATAGTGGTCTTTAAAGCTTCACTAATCTGACCCCTCCTTGTTACCTTTCTGAGCTCCCTGCCTGCTATCAATACTTACCCCTTGCTGGAGACTGCATTAagtcacactggcctccttgctgctcTTTGGCCATACCAGGCACATttctgccacagggcctttgggCTATtgcttctgcctggaat from Nomascus leucogenys isolate Asia chromosome X, Asia_NLE_v1, whole genome shotgun sequence includes these protein-coding regions:
- the TCEANC gene encoding transcription elongation factor A N-terminal and central domain-containing protein, which produces MSDKNQIAARASLIEQLMSKRNFEDLGNHLTELETIYVTKEHLQETDVVRAVYRVLKNCPSVALKKKAKCLLSKWKAVYKETHSKARNSPKLFPVRGNKEENSGPSHDPSQDETLGICSSNSVSSQDVAKLSEMIVPENRAIQLKPKEEHFGDGDPESTGKRSSELLDPTTPMRTKCIELLYAALTSSSTDQPKADLWQNFAREIEEHVFTLYSKDIKKYKTCIRSKVANLKNPKNSHLQQNLLSGTMSPREFAEMTVMEMANKELKQLRASYTESCIQEHYLPQVIDGTQTNKIKCRRCGKYNCKVTVIDRGTLFLPSWVRNSNPDEQMMTYVICNECGEQWYHSKWVCL